In Hymenobacter sublimis, a single genomic region encodes these proteins:
- a CDS encoding DUF4271 domain-containing protein — protein sequence MLWLTGLSLFPLLLRAAEYRPLPPAPRAGLTQDWLIHDEARNRLVLYLSDYHPPAHAYYQWLSIRPAKSLPISFTARERLSLFIDNRLVFTAQTPATYTLDLARLLPPGSVPGPHLLCVWQPDASPNLASFINAVPAKPTQAGKSAALPLDAQPRPRGHQGQNVFVGFLLLIGLCYGGLRATYQPGFTRIYQLEGLWGKGSAEQDFLIKPTLTWLNLVLVLLFALSFALLLVAIHTNIQSIVILRRLFDVAESAIVVRVLLYTALVAGFVLGKYLFLELMGYIFDVADLLTIQYREFIRTILFMGLFLPAVMLLYLGLNQRLPETVLWVSNGVVSLLLIGTVLRVGRTLHHKTSLLNLHLFSYLCATEVIPLIVLLKLIVFTY from the coding sequence TTGCTCTGGCTAACTGGTCTGAGCCTGTTTCCGCTATTGCTTCGGGCCGCCGAATACCGGCCGTTGCCGCCGGCTCCGCGCGCGGGCCTAACCCAAGATTGGCTGATTCACGACGAAGCACGTAACCGCCTGGTCCTTTACTTATCCGACTACCATCCGCCGGCTCACGCCTACTATCAGTGGTTGTCAATTCGGCCTGCCAAGTCTTTGCCCATCAGCTTTACGGCCCGGGAAAGGCTGAGCTTATTCATTGATAACCGGCTCGTATTCACCGCCCAGACGCCAGCCACCTATACCCTGGACCTAGCCCGTTTGCTACCCCCGGGTAGCGTGCCAGGCCCTCATCTGCTGTGCGTGTGGCAGCCCGATGCCTCGCCCAACCTGGCTTCCTTTATAAACGCCGTGCCTGCTAAGCCTACGCAGGCGGGCAAATCCGCCGCCCTTCCCCTCGACGCCCAACCCCGTCCGCGCGGGCATCAAGGCCAGAATGTATTCGTTGGCTTTCTGCTGCTGATTGGCCTGTGTTATGGTGGCTTGCGGGCTACCTACCAGCCAGGTTTCACCCGCATCTATCAGCTAGAGGGCTTATGGGGCAAAGGCTCCGCTGAGCAGGATTTTCTAATCAAGCCCACGCTAACCTGGCTGAACCTAGTGTTAGTGCTGCTCTTCGCGCTTTCCTTTGCTTTGCTACTCGTTGCCATTCACACCAACATCCAAAGCATCGTTATTCTGCGTCGCCTATTTGATGTGGCGGAATCGGCAATTGTTGTGCGGGTATTGTTGTACACGGCCTTGGTAGCGGGGTTTGTACTTGGTAAATACCTATTTTTGGAGCTGATGGGCTACATTTTCGATGTAGCAGACTTGCTAACCATCCAGTACCGCGAGTTTATCCGCACCATCCTGTTTATGGGGCTGTTCCTGCCCGCCGTTATGCTCCTATATTTGGGTCTCAATCAGCGCCTACCCGAGACGGTACTGTGGGTTTCCAACGGGGTGGTTTCCTTGCTGTTGATTGGTACTGTGCTTCGAGTTGGGCGCACCTTGCATCATAAGACATCCTTACTAAATCTACATTTGTTTTCGTACCTTTGCGCCACAGAAGTGATTCCTTTGATCGTTCTGCTCAAGCTGATCGTTTTTACCTACTGA
- a CDS encoding uroporphyrinogen-III synthase, translating to MAESKDKPGTGRHAKRISSILVTQPKPSSDVSPYFAIAEKYGIKVDFREFIEVQPVSYKDFRKEKVNIQEHTAIIFTSRNAVDHFFRICQEAKIEMPAEMKYFCISEQTANYLQKYIVLRKRKLFVGQRTAADLFDVIKKHKGEQFLYPCSDIRKDDIPEFMRANNFKFTEAVIYRTVASDLSDLSDVKYDCIAFFSPSGISSLFINFPDFEQDGTRIAAFGPTTAKAVLEAGLELDIEAPQPNAPSMTGAIEAYIRLHHGADAMKEKKSNK from the coding sequence ATGGCCGAGAGCAAAGACAAACCGGGGACGGGCCGTCATGCCAAGCGTATCTCCAGCATTCTTGTCACCCAGCCAAAGCCCTCTAGCGACGTTTCCCCCTACTTTGCCATTGCCGAGAAGTACGGCATCAAGGTAGACTTTCGGGAGTTTATTGAGGTTCAGCCGGTTTCCTATAAGGATTTCCGCAAAGAGAAAGTCAACATTCAGGAACACACGGCCATTATTTTTACGAGCCGCAACGCCGTTGACCATTTCTTCCGCATTTGCCAGGAGGCCAAAATTGAGATGCCTGCAGAAATGAAGTACTTCTGCATCTCGGAGCAAACGGCTAATTACCTACAGAAATACATTGTGCTGCGTAAGCGCAAGCTTTTCGTGGGCCAGCGGACAGCTGCTGATCTGTTTGATGTTATCAAGAAGCATAAAGGCGAGCAGTTTCTGTACCCCTGCTCCGATATTCGGAAGGATGATATTCCGGAGTTTATGCGGGCAAACAACTTCAAGTTTACGGAAGCAGTTATCTATCGCACTGTAGCCAGCGACTTGTCGGATTTATCCGATGTGAAGTACGATTGCATTGCATTCTTCAGCCCGTCCGGCATCAGCTCGTTGTTTATCAATTTCCCTGATTTCGAGCAGGATGGAACGCGCATTGCTGCTTTTGGCCCCACTACCGCCAAAGCTGTGCTCGAAGCAGGTTTAGAATTAGATATTGAGGCTCCTCAGCCGAATGCTCCATCCATGACGGGGGCCATTGAGGCTTACATCCGTCTGCACCACGGGGCAGATGCCATGAAAGAGAAAAAGAGCAACAAGTAA
- a CDS encoding PorP/SprF family type IX secretion system membrane protein: MKRSILCLCAVLFMGKAVAQQQPQFSHYGFNGMYLNPAYAGVKGYGEITALGRSQYIGYNGTFDEGGSPTTASITASLPLPILASGIGIGIYRDRIAQLNTTNVQLSYSRHLTIGEGRLGLGIQGVFNNIYQGKFRANDENDIHVPLEGSDGKIDVGAGLWYEAPRLYAGLSVNNLLRSEYKFNSQVATSGRSARYLNENHAYLTAGYNIDLTSSVVLTPTVLVKMVLPGEFGDEDKFSLRNNSYELGARATFDDRYWGGLGYRSGDAFTALGGISFAKDNALRLGLAYDIIAFGEDAKASSSFEIMLGYRLPKPGLKIKPAIHTPRYSF, translated from the coding sequence ATGAAGAGAAGTATACTCTGCCTTTGTGCAGTTCTGTTCATGGGTAAAGCTGTAGCTCAGCAGCAGCCTCAGTTCAGCCACTATGGGTTTAACGGCATGTACCTCAACCCTGCATACGCTGGGGTAAAAGGCTACGGTGAAATTACTGCTCTTGGCCGCTCGCAATACATCGGCTACAACGGCACCTTCGATGAGGGCGGCTCGCCTACCACTGCTTCTATTACAGCATCGTTGCCCCTACCTATCTTGGCTAGTGGCATAGGCATTGGTATCTATCGAGATAGAATAGCACAGCTCAACACAACAAATGTGCAACTGTCCTACTCTCGGCATCTTACCATTGGCGAAGGCCGGTTAGGCTTGGGTATCCAGGGTGTATTTAATAATATCTACCAAGGTAAATTCAGAGCCAACGACGAAAACGACATCCATGTGCCGTTAGAAGGTTCAGATGGGAAAATTGATGTAGGAGCTGGTTTATGGTACGAGGCGCCCAGGCTGTACGCAGGCTTAAGCGTTAATAATCTGCTACGCTCGGAGTATAAATTCAATAGCCAGGTTGCTACTAGCGGGCGTTCGGCCCGATATTTGAATGAGAATCATGCCTATCTAACAGCAGGTTACAATATTGACCTGACTTCATCCGTTGTCCTAACACCTACTGTTCTTGTGAAGATGGTATTGCCGGGCGAATTTGGGGATGAGGATAAGTTTTCCTTGCGTAATAACTCATATGAGCTTGGCGCAAGGGCTACTTTCGACGATCGGTACTGGGGAGGACTAGGATACCGATCTGGGGACGCGTTTACCGCTTTGGGAGGGATTAGCTTTGCTAAGGATAATGCATTGCGGTTGGGACTAGCTTATGACATAATTGCATTTGGCGAAGATGCGAAAGCATCTAGCTCATTTGAAATAATGTTGGGATACCGACTGCCGAAACCCGGTTTAAAAATTAAGCCGGCAATCCATACTCCACGGTACAGCTTCTAA
- the porK gene encoding type IX secretion system lipoprotein PorK/GldK: MNKFLLLPLVALSTLILGGCGFGTGPQGDLVGAEDRPEFNPQEVPFGMVPCPGGTFHMGQTDQDISASMVNMNKQVTIAGFYMDETEITNNEYRQFMNAIRQDSIDVLGEEYVMTELYPDTTVWVRDFTYHMGDPLMEYYYTHPAFDDYPVVGVDWFAAKYFCNWRTKNKNAANAEAGLAPTPNFRLPSEAEWEYAARGGRDLATYPWGGPYLRNSKGCMLANFKPGRGDYASDGYAYTSPVGAFFPNDFGLYDMSGNVSEWCDDAYMEASVPVVWDMNPTNPDDNEPRKVVRGGSWKDIAYFLETGTRNFEYQDSARSYIGFRTAMIQIGMGSNGALN, translated from the coding sequence ATGAACAAGTTTCTCTTATTGCCTCTCGTCGCGCTTTCGACGCTTATCCTGGGGGGCTGTGGTTTCGGTACTGGACCGCAAGGCGACCTAGTCGGGGCGGAGGACCGTCCGGAGTTTAACCCGCAGGAAGTTCCCTTCGGTATGGTGCCTTGCCCCGGCGGCACCTTCCATATGGGCCAGACGGACCAGGATATCTCGGCTTCCATGGTGAACATGAACAAGCAGGTGACCATCGCCGGCTTCTACATGGATGAGACGGAGATTACCAATAATGAATACCGTCAGTTTATGAATGCCATCCGGCAAGACTCTATCGATGTACTCGGCGAGGAGTACGTGATGACGGAGCTTTACCCGGATACTACCGTGTGGGTGCGTGACTTCACGTATCACATGGGTGACCCGCTCATGGAGTACTATTACACCCACCCTGCCTTCGATGATTACCCGGTAGTAGGTGTAGACTGGTTTGCCGCTAAGTATTTCTGCAACTGGCGCACCAAAAATAAGAACGCCGCCAACGCCGAGGCTGGCTTGGCTCCCACGCCGAACTTTCGTTTGCCTTCTGAAGCAGAATGGGAGTACGCTGCCCGCGGTGGCCGTGACCTAGCTACTTACCCTTGGGGCGGCCCCTACCTGCGTAACTCGAAAGGCTGCATGCTGGCCAACTTCAAGCCAGGCCGCGGTGACTACGCCTCTGACGGTTATGCCTATACTTCGCCAGTTGGCGCTTTCTTCCCGAACGATTTCGGCCTGTACGATATGTCAGGCAACGTATCGGAGTGGTGTGATGACGCCTATATGGAGGCTTCCGTGCCTGTAGTATGGGATATGAACCCAACTAACCCGGACGACAACGAACCGCGCAAAGTAGTACGCGGCGGTTCTTGGAAGGACATTGCCTACTTCCTTGAGACGGGTACCCGCAACTTTGAGTATCAGGACTCCGCCCGCTCTTATATCGGTTTCCGCACGGCGATGATTCAGATTGGTATGGGTTCCAACGGAGCCTTAAACTAA
- the porL gene encoding type IX secretion system motor protein PorL/GldL: MAAKGGNFFYDVVMPKIYGIGAAVVIIGALFKILHLKGADEMLIVGLGTEALIFFLSAFQPNPKEVDWSLVYPELSEGYDPSTGNPSFRTNAIDNGGTGLTRKLDDMLKDANVTPEAIASLGQGLNRLSTTTQQLSTLGDATNATEEYTSKVRSAAQSLERINESYAHTAQAMTAMADATNDAREYHVQVQNVTKNLGALNAVYEMELQDANTHLKSMNKFYGTLTQAMENLTEAGKETDQFKQEVTSLTSNLSSLNRVYGNMLNAMRATN, encoded by the coding sequence ATGGCAGCAAAGGGCGGTAACTTTTTCTACGATGTGGTGATGCCGAAAATTTACGGCATCGGGGCTGCAGTCGTAATTATCGGGGCTCTATTTAAAATTCTTCACTTGAAGGGTGCTGACGAAATGCTCATCGTTGGTTTGGGAACAGAAGCTCTGATCTTCTTCCTAAGTGCCTTTCAGCCCAATCCCAAAGAAGTAGACTGGTCGTTGGTTTACCCAGAACTGAGCGAGGGGTATGACCCTTCCACTGGCAACCCTAGCTTCCGCACTAACGCTATTGACAATGGTGGCACGGGCTTGACCCGCAAGCTGGACGATATGCTGAAGGATGCCAACGTAACTCCCGAGGCTATTGCTTCACTGGGCCAGGGGTTGAACCGCCTCAGCACCACTACGCAGCAGCTTTCTACCCTGGGTGATGCTACTAACGCTACCGAGGAATACACTTCGAAAGTTCGTTCCGCTGCCCAGTCGCTCGAGCGTATCAACGAGTCATACGCGCACACGGCCCAGGCTATGACGGCTATGGCCGATGCTACCAATGACGCCCGCGAGTATCACGTACAAGTTCAGAATGTAACCAAGAATCTGGGTGCTCTGAATGCTGTGTACGAAATGGAACTTCAGGACGCCAATACGCACTTGAAGTCTATGAACAAGTTCTATGGCACCCTGACCCAGGCCATGGAAAACTTGACGGAGGCCGGCAAAGAAACCGATCAGTTCAAGCAGGAAGTAACCAGCCTGACTTCGAACCTGAGCTCGCTCAACCGCGTGTACGGCAATATGTTGAACGCCATGCGCGCTACTAACTAA
- the porM gene encoding type IX secretion system motor protein PorM/GldM: MYLVLTALLALQVNSAILLKFKFLDDSLIGVNDKTAKTNQGAVKGIEEIVARNRNQAKDLAILKQSESVRERTAKMVAYLRDIRTKLLDATENKSKNEYKNMEAADKVANVMLGGAGSRNGLGYKMKDELNAYASDLQKMVPGFTAPALALEPKDDESVTADQKSKDFAQLNFENTPVVAALAVLSQKETEVLKYEADALNKLAAQVGATTIVFDKIGAFASAESNTVAAGTKYKAELFLTASASDLRPTMTLNGSPLRVDPNGHGIVEFTARPGGFDASGNAKASWTGTIRFKQNGRDTTFTKKVEYTVTKPVMQIQSASVQALYFKCGNKLSVQVPALGAQYDPSFSASGASTIKGSAKGEVTLIPNSREVTLSVSSGGNPIGSQTFQVRPIPKPDIKCVVGGREANEKQGTPITAVRNMQLRAIADAGFATFLPEDARYRVTRYEITLVRGKRPAMPTRSINGPEANLNDVVNTAREGDRLYIEVKEVQRMNFQGNTETVNVSKTFNIPLI, translated from the coding sequence ATGTACTTGGTACTGACTGCACTTCTCGCCCTACAAGTGAATTCAGCTATTCTGCTGAAGTTCAAATTTCTAGATGACAGCCTGATCGGGGTAAACGATAAGACTGCTAAAACCAACCAAGGTGCCGTGAAAGGCATTGAGGAAATTGTAGCTCGTAACCGTAACCAAGCCAAAGACCTTGCTATTTTAAAGCAAAGCGAAAGTGTACGGGAGCGGACGGCTAAGATGGTCGCCTACCTCCGTGACATCCGCACCAAATTGCTGGACGCCACGGAAAACAAAAGCAAGAACGAGTACAAGAATATGGAAGCTGCCGACAAGGTAGCCAACGTAATGCTCGGTGGGGCTGGTAGCCGTAATGGCCTGGGCTACAAGATGAAGGATGAGCTGAATGCTTATGCTTCTGACCTGCAGAAGATGGTGCCCGGCTTTACCGCCCCGGCCCTGGCTCTGGAGCCGAAAGATGATGAAAGTGTAACCGCTGATCAGAAATCCAAGGACTTTGCTCAGTTGAACTTCGAGAATACACCGGTGGTAGCTGCTTTGGCAGTACTGTCACAGAAAGAAACGGAGGTATTGAAGTACGAGGCTGACGCCCTGAACAAGCTGGCGGCACAGGTTGGCGCTACTACCATCGTATTCGACAAAATTGGTGCTTTTGCTAGCGCTGAGTCGAACACGGTAGCAGCTGGTACCAAATACAAAGCAGAACTTTTCCTGACTGCATCGGCTTCGGACTTGCGTCCTACCATGACGCTAAACGGTTCGCCCCTGCGTGTTGATCCGAATGGTCATGGCATCGTGGAATTCACGGCTCGTCCTGGTGGCTTTGATGCCTCTGGTAATGCCAAAGCTTCTTGGACTGGTACGATTCGCTTCAAGCAGAACGGCCGCGACACCACCTTTACTAAGAAGGTGGAGTACACGGTAACCAAACCCGTAATGCAGATTCAGTCGGCATCGGTGCAGGCGCTGTACTTCAAGTGTGGTAACAAGCTAAGCGTACAGGTTCCCGCCTTGGGTGCTCAGTACGATCCTAGCTTCTCGGCTTCGGGTGCTTCTACTATCAAAGGTTCGGCTAAAGGCGAGGTAACCCTGATTCCGAACTCACGGGAGGTGACTTTGAGCGTAAGCAGCGGTGGTAACCCCATTGGCTCGCAGACCTTCCAAGTTCGTCCCATTCCTAAGCCTGACATCAAGTGCGTAGTAGGTGGTCGTGAGGCTAATGAAAAGCAGGGCACTCCAATTACGGCAGTACGCAACATGCAGCTGCGCGCTATTGCTGATGCTGGCTTCGCTACTTTCCTGCCCGAGGATGCTCGTTACCGCGTTACTCGTTACGAAATCACGCTGGTACGGGGTAAGCGTCCGGCTATGCCTACCCGTTCTATCAACGGGCCTGAAGCCAACTTGAACGACGTAGTGAATACCGCTCGTGAAGGTGACCGTTTGTACATCGAAGTGAAAGAGGTACAGCGTATGAACTTCCAGGGCAACACGGAAACGGTAAACGTTTCGAAGACCTTCAATATTCCGCTGATTTAA
- the porN gene encoding type IX secretion system ring protein PorN/GldN has product MNKFLSFAALSAGLTLSVAASAQEQATTASSNGSYRPIPASDILFRKTITRAIDLREKQNKPMFSEGKEISRVILDAVKRGELQAYRNDSLTTTLSGAEVTSNMSFVEASAGLSDEEKAAGFSDSDLGGGDDWGAPAKKGKGKSTAKAAPAAPPSYEYRPKDIYQMEMKEDMIFDKKRSRMYHDIKAITLLVPSTLGSNTSGIEKPIGTFKYSDLVRVFRANPDKAIWFNPQNDAQHKNLADAFELWLFNSYIVKVSNPNDARLDEIYGGQQQGILASQQAAADLIEYEYNLWSF; this is encoded by the coding sequence ATGAACAAATTCCTCTCCTTCGCCGCTCTGTCGGCCGGCCTGACGCTGTCGGTGGCAGCCTCGGCTCAGGAACAAGCTACCACCGCGAGCAGCAATGGCTCGTATCGCCCCATTCCGGCCTCGGACATTTTGTTCCGCAAGACCATTACGCGTGCGATTGACCTGCGCGAGAAGCAGAACAAACCTATGTTCTCGGAAGGCAAGGAAATCAGCCGTGTAATCCTGGACGCAGTGAAGCGCGGTGAGCTACAGGCGTATCGGAATGATTCTCTAACCACAACCCTCTCTGGTGCTGAGGTAACCTCAAACATGTCGTTTGTGGAAGCCAGTGCTGGTTTGAGTGATGAGGAAAAGGCCGCTGGCTTCTCTGACAGTGACCTGGGTGGAGGTGACGATTGGGGCGCTCCAGCGAAAAAAGGCAAAGGCAAATCAACAGCTAAGGCTGCTCCGGCCGCGCCACCGAGCTACGAGTATCGCCCTAAGGACATCTACCAGATGGAGATGAAAGAGGATATGATCTTCGACAAGAAACGGTCGCGGATGTATCATGATATCAAAGCCATTACGCTGTTGGTACCTTCCACACTAGGTTCTAACACGTCTGGTATTGAGAAGCCTATTGGCACGTTCAAGTACAGCGACCTAGTACGAGTGTTCCGAGCTAACCCAGATAAGGCTATTTGGTTTAACCCTCAGAACGACGCTCAGCACAAGAACCTTGCGGATGCTTTCGAACTGTGGCTGTTCAACTCGTACATCGTGAAGGTGTCGAACCCCAATGATGCTCGCCTAGATGAAATCTATGGTGGTCAGCAGCAAGGTATTCTCGCTTCTCAGCAGGCTGCGGCCGATTTGATTGAGTACGAGTACAACCTGTGGAGCTTCTAA
- the uvrC gene encoding excinuclease ABC subunit UvrC yields MAANAQLQEQIRQLPHRPGVYKYFGDEDTIIYVGKAVDLRKRVSSYFTKQDHNKKTQQLVKNIRRIEFTIVDSESDAFLLENNLIKQHQPKYNILLKDGKTYPYLLLTNERFPRLIPTRNKRPGDGRYYGPYANVTGMNLLLELIRALYPLRTCTYNLSSQNVEAGKFKVCLEYHLGNCKGPCEGLQDEETYTQHIQQIRQILNGDLRLPKQYFREKMMQSAQEQQYELAHQLKQKLDKLDEFQAKSTIVNANLTNIDVFSIASNEKSAFINYLKVMNGSIILTQSVEVQKKLDEPDDEILAPMIMQMREEFESQSKEILTNVAVPDLPLPGVIITQPQIGDKRKLLELSIKNVLYLRKEKESMNDRSKDLNEVRIMETMKKDLRLTELPKHIECFDNSNFQGDNPVAAMVCFRNAKASKKDYRHFHIKTVVGPNDFDSMYEIVTRRYRRLLDEGASLPQLVIVDGGKGQLGMGVKALKDLGLWGQIPIIGIAKRLEEIYVPNDPLPLYIDKKSETLRLIQRMRDEAHRFGITFHRSRRDAATLKTELTDVKGLGPITADKLLTKFKSVKKIKELTENELITEVGKAKARILLEYFSQQDAVATNEPSE; encoded by the coding sequence ATGGCTGCTAACGCCCAGTTACAGGAACAAATCCGTCAGCTTCCCCACCGGCCCGGTGTCTATAAATACTTCGGCGACGAGGATACAATTATTTACGTGGGCAAGGCAGTCGACCTGCGCAAACGCGTCAGTAGTTATTTCACCAAACAGGACCATAATAAGAAGACCCAGCAGCTGGTAAAGAACATCCGTCGGATCGAATTCACCATTGTTGACTCGGAATCGGATGCTTTCTTGTTGGAAAACAACCTGATTAAGCAGCACCAGCCCAAGTACAACATCCTGCTGAAGGACGGGAAAACCTACCCCTATTTACTGCTGACCAATGAGCGTTTCCCACGCCTAATTCCAACCCGCAACAAGCGCCCCGGTGACGGCCGGTACTACGGCCCTTACGCCAATGTAACCGGCATGAACCTGCTGCTAGAACTTATCCGGGCACTGTATCCGCTTCGCACCTGCACTTATAACCTCTCGTCTCAGAACGTGGAAGCTGGCAAGTTTAAGGTGTGCCTGGAGTATCACTTGGGCAACTGCAAAGGCCCCTGCGAGGGTCTTCAGGATGAGGAAACTTACACTCAGCACATCCAGCAGATTCGGCAGATTCTCAATGGCGACCTGCGTTTGCCCAAGCAGTACTTCCGCGAGAAGATGATGCAGTCAGCCCAGGAGCAGCAATACGAGTTGGCTCATCAACTTAAGCAGAAGCTGGACAAGCTGGACGAGTTTCAGGCCAAGAGTACCATCGTCAATGCCAACCTTACCAACATTGACGTGTTCAGCATTGCATCCAACGAGAAGTCAGCCTTCATCAACTACCTCAAGGTGATGAATGGTAGTATCATCCTCACCCAATCGGTGGAGGTGCAGAAAAAGCTCGACGAACCCGACGATGAAATTCTGGCTCCCATGATTATGCAGATGCGGGAGGAGTTCGAAAGTCAATCCAAGGAAATTCTGACCAACGTGGCGGTGCCCGACCTGCCGCTGCCTGGAGTTATCATTACCCAACCGCAAATCGGCGATAAACGAAAGCTGCTGGAGCTAAGCATCAAAAATGTACTCTATCTGCGCAAGGAGAAGGAGAGCATGAATGACCGCAGCAAGGACCTCAATGAGGTGCGGATTATGGAAACCATGAAGAAGGATTTGCGCCTCACCGAGCTACCCAAGCACATTGAGTGCTTTGATAACTCTAACTTCCAGGGCGATAACCCAGTGGCCGCTATGGTGTGTTTCCGTAATGCTAAAGCTAGCAAGAAAGACTACCGCCATTTCCACATCAAGACCGTGGTAGGTCCCAACGACTTCGACTCCATGTACGAAATCGTGACCCGTCGCTACCGTCGCTTGCTCGATGAAGGGGCCAGCCTACCCCAACTCGTCATCGTGGATGGCGGTAAGGGCCAGTTGGGCATGGGGGTTAAAGCGCTAAAGGACCTTGGCCTCTGGGGACAGATACCCATCATCGGCATTGCGAAGCGCCTGGAGGAAATCTACGTTCCAAATGATCCACTGCCGCTATACATCGACAAAAAGAGCGAAACCTTACGCCTCATTCAGCGCATGCGTGACGAAGCGCACCGCTTCGGCATCACGTTCCACCGCTCCCGCCGCGACGCTGCTACTCTCAAAACCGAGCTAACGGATGTCAAAGGGTTAGGACCCATTACGGCTGATAAACTTCTAACCAAGTTTAAGTCGGTTAAGAAGATAAAGGAGCTAACTGAAAATGAACTCATAACAGAGGTAGGCAAAGCCAAGGCGCGCATCTTACTTGAATACTTTAGCCAGCAAGATGCTGTGGCCACTAATGAACCAAGCGAATAA